The genomic stretch GCGCCGCCGATCTCGGCGACGGCGGCGAGGGCGAACAGCAGGAGGGAGCGCAGCACCGACATGGCGGCCGACGCTACCCACGCCGGGTGGTGCGGCGTGGGGCTTGACCTTCAAGTCGACTCGAAGGCTTACCCTGCCGTCATGGCCACCACGTACCGGATCGCCGAGGTGGCGCAGCGCTCGGGCTTCACGCCGGCCACGCTGCGCTACTACGAGGACATCGGCCTGCTCACGCCGTCCGGTCGCACCGCGGCGGGCTACCGGCTCTACGACGACACCTCGCTGGACCGGCTCCGCTTCATCGGCCGGGCCAAGCAGCTCGGTTGCAGCCTCGACGAGGTCGCCGAGCTGACGGAGGCCTGGGACGGCGGGCGCTGCGGGCCGGTGCAGGAGCGCCTGCGGGCGGCCGTCGACGCCAAGGTCGCCGAGGCCCACGCCCAGATCGCCGAGCTCACCACCTTCACGGCCGACCTCCAGCGGGCCGCCGCGGTGCTGTCGACACACCGCCCCGAGGGCCCCTGCGACGACCACTGCGGCTGCGTCTCGGCCGGCGGCGCCGACTCGGTCGGGGCGCCGGTGCCGCTGGTCGCCAAGGCCGACGCGGGTGGCGGGGAGCCGATCGCCTGCACGCTCGGCGCTGCCGACATGGCGGGGCGCCTGGGGGAGTGGCAGTCGCTGCTGGAGGGTGTCGTCGCCCGCCGGCCGCTCGACGATGCCGGCCTCCGCCTCGAGCTCGGCGCCGACGTCGACGTGGCGGAGGTCGCCCGCCTCGCCGCCGCCGAGCAGGTCTGCTGCCGGTTCTTCGGTTTCGCCCTGGTGATCGACGCCCGGGGCACCGCCCTGGAGGTCCACGCCCCGGCCGACGCCGCCGACGTCGTGTCCGCGCTCTTCGGCTAGGGGGCGTCACCCACACCGGCGAGGCCGGTCTGGTAGGCGACGACGACGAGTTGGGCGCGGTCGCGGGCGTGGAGCTTGGTCATCGCCCGGTTGACGTGGGTCTTCGCCGTGTGGGGGCTCATGACCAGGTGGCGGGCGATGGCGTCGTTGGTGAAGCCGTGGGCGACCAGTCGGGTGACCTCCCGTTCCCGGTCGGTGAGCACGTCGAGGCGCTCGGGGGCGACGGGCCGGGGTGAGCGGCGGGTGAACTCGTCGACCACCCGGCGGGTGACGGTGGGCGCCAGCAGGCTGTGGCCGGCGGCGACGGTGCGGACCGCGGCGTGGAGCTCGTCGGCGTCGAGGTCCTTGAGCAGGAAGCCGCTGGCGCCGGCTTCGAGCGCCCCGAACACGTAGTCGTCGATCTCGAAGGTGGTGAGCACCACGACCCGCACGTCGTCGAGCGTGGGGTCGGCGGCGATGGCACGGGTGGCGGCGAGCCCGTCGAGCACCGGCATGCGGACGTCCATGAGCACGACGTCGGGCCGGGCGGCGCGGGCGAGGTCGATGGCGTCGCGGCCGTTGGCGGCCTCGCCGACCACGACGATGTCGTCGGTGAGCTCGAGCATGGCCCGGAACCCGACGCGCACGACGGTCTGGTCGTCGGCGAGCAGCACGCGGATGGTCATGCCGAGGCAGCCGTGTCGGTCGTGGCGGGGAGGACGGCGTGGACGGCGAAGCCACCGCCGGGGACGGGGCCGTGCGAGAGGTGGCCACCGGCAGCGCCGGCTCGTTCGGTCATGCCGAGCAGGCCGTAGCCGTTCCCGGTCGGCGGCGCCGGGGTGGTGCCGTCGTCGGTCACGTCGACCACCAGGCAGTTGCCGCGCCGCCGCAGCGACACGGCGACCGTGCGGGCGTTGCTGTGGCGGACCACGTTGGTGAGCGCCTCCTGGACGATGCGGTAGGCCGCCAGCTCGGTCGCCGCCGGTAGCTCGACGGCCGCGGCAACTGGGTCCTCGTCGACGGTGACGGCGATCCCGGCGGCCCGGGCGGTGTGCGCCAACCCGTCGAGGCCCGCCAGCCGGGGCGCCGGACCGATGCCGTCGCCGGCGCCGTCGCGCATGAGGGCCACGGTGGCGCGCAGCTCCTGCAGCGCCTCCTTGCTCGACGCCCGGGCCTGGGCGAGGGCGGCGCGGGCCGTGTCGGGGTTGGTGTCGAACGCCGCGACCGCCAGCCCCATCTGCACGTTGACCGCCGCCATGGTGTGGGCGACGAGGTCGTGGAACTCGTGGGCGATGCGGGCCCGCTCGGCGTCGACCCGGCGCCCGGCCTCCCGCTCGCGCTCGGCGTGCGCCCAGGCGAGCAGCTCACGGCGATTCCGGGTCGCCTCGCCCAGGGCGAGCGGCACGAGCGGCCACAGCATCTCCATCACCGGCGACCCGCCGCGGGCGCCGATCGGGTCGCTGCTGGTGAACCCGAGCAGCCCCGACCACGCCGACGCCACCGCCCCGGTGACCAGCGTGGTCCGGCGGTCGTGGGACACGGCGACGGCGTAGAGGGCGACCATGGTGGGAAGGTTGAGCAGCTCGCCGTGGTGGCCGAGCAGGTACCAGCCGGTCAGCGCCGCGCCGCACACGAGGGCGGTGGCGAAGGGCCGGCGCCGCCGGAACCACAGCGCCCCGATCGACACGACGGTCAGGGCGTAGGTGAGGGCGTCGGCCTGGCGGGTGCCCGCCTCGTTCCACCAGGCATCCATCGCCGTCGGGAGGCCGACGGCGACGAGCACGGCCGCGTCGAGCACGGCCGGCGGTGCTCGACGCACCCGATCGAACCAGGTCACGGTCGCCACGGTACGCGAGCCGGCTCAGGAGTCCCGGGAACGCAGCAGCCACACGGCGCCGCCCACGGTCACGAGCGTGTAGGCGGCGACGACCGCCAGCGAGAGCCAGGCGCCGAGGCTCCCGACCGCCTCGGGTGTGGCGTCGCTGCTCTGGGTCATCTTCTGCAGGACCCCGTTGAGGGAGGCGCCGCCCACCCAGCGCTCGACGTCGCCCAGCAGCGGCGCGACGAGCCCGGGCACGAGCACCACGCCGACCACGGCGGCGATCGCGCCCGCGGAGTGGCGCACCATGCTGCCGACCCCGACGCCGAGCACGCCGATGGCGGTGATCGCCAGCACGACGCCGGCCAACGCTGGGAACGGGTCGCCGGTGGCGTAGCCGTCGCCGTCGAGCAGCACCCGGCCGATCCCGAACGCGGCCACCGCGGAGGGTGCCGTGACCGCGGCCACGACGCCGGCGACCACCGTGGCCTTGGCCGCCAGCACGACGAGGGGGCGGGGGCAGGCGGTGAGGGTGGTGCGGATCATGCCGGTGCGGAACTCGCCGGTCACCACCAGGGCACCCAGCGCGGCGGCGGTCAGCTGGGCGAGGACCGCGCCGCCCAGCAGGCTCGCCCCGAGGATGGTGTCGTCGGGCTGCAGGCTCCCGGTGGCGGCCACCACCGCCGCCAGCAACGGCAGCGCGGCGCCCAGCGCCACGGTGACCCCCACGGTCGACCGCACCGTGCGGAACTTGGTCCACTCCGACCGCACGGCCTCCCCGAACCCGGCCCGGGCGTCGCCCAGGTCGCCGCTCATCGGGCGACCGCCTCGGTCGGCGCGGCGTCGGTCGGTGGGAGGGCCCGGTACTCGACGCTGGTGGTGGTCAGGCGGGTGTAGACCTCCTCCAGGGTGGAGCGGAGGGGGTGCAGTGCGTGGAGGGGGACGGCGTGGTGGTGGGCGAGGTCGCCGATCGTGGCGGCGGACATCCCGGTGACGCGCCAGCCGCCGCCGGGGTCGGGTGCCACCACCGCGCCGGCGGCCTCCAGCCCCGCCAGCAGGTCGGCGCCCCGGGGCGAGCGGACCACCGTGACCGGCCGGGTGTGGGTGTCGATGAACTCCGTCACGGTGGTGTCGGCGATCAGGCGGCCCCGGCCGATGACCACCAGGTGGTCGGCGGTCAGCTCCATCTCGCTCATCAGGTGGCTCGACAGGAAGACCGTGCGACCCTCGGCGGCCAGGCGCCGCAACAGGTCGCGGATCCAGCGGATGCCCTCGGTGTCGAGGCCGTTCACCGGCTCGTCGAACAGCAGCACCGACGGGTCGCCGAGCAGCGCGGCGCCGATCCCGAGCCGCTGGCGCATCCCCAACGAGAACGCCCCGGCCCGCCGCTGGGCCACGTCGGACAGGCCGACGAGGTCGAGGACCTCGCCGACCCGCCGCTCCGGGAGGCGGTTCGAGTGCGCCAGGGCCAGCAGATGGTCAGCAGCGCGGCGCCCGCCGTGCAGCGCCGTCGCGTCCAGGAGCGCGCCCACCTCGCGCAACGGTGCCCGCAGCGACCGGTAGGGGCGGCCGTTCACCGTCGCCGTCCCGGACGACGGGCGGTCGAGCCCGAGGATCACCCGCATGGTGGTCGACTTGCCGGAACCGTTGGGCCCCAGGAAGCCGGTCACCCGACCCGGTCGCACGGTGAAGGAGAGGTCGTCGACCGCCGGCGTCCTCCCGTAGCGCTTCGTCAGGCCCTGCACGTCGATCATGGAACCGACGGTACGGACACCCGGCCGCCGGCCGCATCGCCCAACGGGACCGTCGGGCTACCACCGCTGCAGTACGCGTCAACTTCGAATTGACGTCGAGCTGTTCGTCAATCCATGATTGACGCATGGACGTCAGGAACCTCATCGCCGAGGTCGAGCGGGGCGCCACCAGCGACGAGCCGCTCGACCGATTGACCGCCGCCGTCACCCGCCACCGCGAGCTGACCGATCAGGCCGACCAGCTGCTCGACCACTTCGTCATCGCCGCCCGCGAGACCGGTTGCTCGTGGGCGCAGGTGGGCGAGGTGCTGGGCGTCACCAAGCAGGCCGCCCAGCAGCGGCACGGTCGCTGGCGGCTGCCCCGCGAGCTGCTGCGGGGCGTGCTCGGCAAGCGGCCGGGCCTGTTCCAGCGCTTCACCCCGCGGTCGCGCGCCGCCGTGGTCGACGGCGTGGAGGCGGCCCGCCAGCTGGGGCACGTCTCCATCGGTACCGAGCACGTGCTGGTGGGGATCCTCGGTCAGCCCGACAGCGTCGGCGCCAAGGTGCTGGCCCGGTGGGGGCTCACCCGCGACGGTGTGTTCGCCGACGTGGCCGAGCGGCTCGGGCGCAACGAGCCCGCGACCAGCCGTCGGCACATCCCGTTCAGCCCCCACGCCAAGAAGGCCCTCGAGCTGGCCCTGCGGGAGAGCATCAGCCTCGGCCACAACCACATCGGGACCGAGCACGTGCTGCTGGGCCTGATCCGCGTCGACGACGGGGCGGCCGCCATCCTCCGCGACCACGGCGTCAAGCTCGGCGACGCCCGCACCGCTGTCGTCGAGGAGCTGGCCGCAGCCGAGGCCGACGACTCCGACCCGGTCCACTCAGGCGAGTGACGCTCAGCGGCTGTAGCCGGCCACCGGGAGGGCGGGGGCGCCCTCCACCAGGAGGGTGAGCGGGAGGTGGACGACCGCCGTGATGCCGCCGCCCTGGGAGGCGTAGAGGGTGACGCCGATGCCGTGGCGGGCGGCGAGGTGGCCGGCGACGTAGTGGCCGAGGTACTTCGACGGGGCGATCGTGAACGACTCGGCGCCGGCGAGGCGGCGGTTGGCCCGGTCGATCTCCTCGGTCCGCATGCCCAGGCCGGCGTCGATCACGGCGAGGGTGTAGCCGCCGCCCTCGACGTCGGAGCGGCGCCCGCCGCGCACCTCGACGGCCTGGTCGGGCGGTGAGTAGATCAGGGCGTTGTCGATCAGCTCGGCCAGCAGGTGGGCCAGGTCGGCGGCCGCGACGCCCAGGATCATGGCGGGTTCGACGCCGCGGTCGACCACCCGCTGGTAGTCCTCGACCTCGCCCAGCGCGGCGCGGATGACGTCGTTGACCCGCACCGGCCCCGACCACGTCCGGGGCGGATCCACGCCCGCCAGTAGCAGCAGCGACTCGGCGTTGCGGCGCATGCGGGTGGCGAGGTGGTCCAGGCGGAAGAGGTTCGACAGGATCTCGGGGTCGGTCTCGTTGGCCTCGAGCTCGGTGATGAAGTTGAGCTGCCGGGACAGCAGGTGCTGGTTGCGCCGGCCCAGGTTGACGAACGAGTCGGAGATGTTGCGGCGCAGCACGGCCTGCTCCACGGCCAGGCTGAGCGCCGAGTCCTGCACGGTGTTGAGCGCGCTGGCCACGTCCGCGACCTCGTCCTTGGTCTCCACCTGGACGGACTCCACCGCCGGCACGCTCACGTCGTCGCCCAGCGGTGTGTCCAGGATCCCGACGACCGCCTCGGGGAGCCGGTGGTTGGCCATGTCGGTGGCCTGCCGGGTGAGCGCCCGCAGCGGTCCCGTGATCGACCGGGACACCACGTAGGTGGCGATCGCGGCCGCGACCACCGCGACGGCGGCCAGGATGCGGAAGAGGTTGACGCGCCGTTCGGCGGTCGACTTGATGTCGTCGGCCTCGGTGAGGAGCTGCGCGGAGAACTCGTCGCGCAGGCCGTTGTAGGAGTCCTCGACGGGGATGTTGGCCACGTCGAGCACGTGGGTGATGTCGACGTTCCCGGCGACCGCGGCGTCGACCACCTCCTGGACCTCCACGCCGAAGCTCTCCGGCACCCCGTTGGCGGCGATGCGGCGGTAGGGATCCGTGGCCTCCGCGATGGCCGTCTCGTTGCGGCGGGCCTCGGCGGCGTACCCGGAGATCAGGCGGATGTCGTGACGGTCGACGCCCCGGTTCAGCTCGCCCTGGATGGTCCCCCGGATCACGAGGGCGATCGTCTCGACCTGCCGCGAGGCGAGGTCGATCAGCTCGACGCCCTTGCGGAGGGTCGGGTCGTCGATGGCGAGGGCCAGGCGGCTGTTGCCGTCGTGGAACGGCGTGATGAGCGCGGCGTAGCGCTCGAACACCTGGTCCGCGAACAGGTTGTTGCCGTCGAGGGTGCGGGGCTCGTCGTTGGCGTCGATCTCCTGGCGGAGGGCGACGAGCTTCCCGAGCTGCTCGAGCGCGGGTCCGTAGGCGTCGGCCACGGCGCCGCCCTTGCTGGCCACCTCCCGCTGGAACTCGGCGATGGCCCCGTCGGTGTTCGCCCGGGTCTCCTCGTAGCCGGTGACCGGCATGGTGACCGTGGCCTGCTGCCCGATCAGCTCGACGACGGCCCAGGTGCGCTCGTCCTGGAGCCCGGTCATGAGCCCGGCCGGACCGACCGCGGCCGTGGCCATGTCGGTCTCCTCCCGGATCTCGGCGGCCCGCCCGGAGGTGCTCACGACCTCCACGAGGATGACGCCGAGCAGGCACAGGAGCGGTGCCGCGAGGGCACCGAGGAGTTTGAAACGGATAGGTATGCGGCGCACGGTGACCCCCAGCCTCAAAATGCCCCACTGCATTCAAAAGGCGCGCTGATCTGGGACTTTAGCGGCCTTCGATGGGTCGTTCGCGATGACGAACCGAGGGTGAGGAGACGGCTACGGGGAGCGTCCGGGGACCCGCGTGGGCGCCACGGTTTGGAAGACTGCGGCGGTGATCGAGGGGAGGGGCCGGGTCGCGATCGGCAGCGTCGTGGTCGTCGTGCTGGTGTCGGTAGCGGCGTGTTCGGTGCTCGACGACGGTGGGTCGGGCGCGGCGCGGTCGGTGGCGGCGCTGCGGGTGCCCGCGACCACGGTGACGACGTCCACCGCGACCACCCTCGCCGCCACCACGACGACGCTGCCGCCGACCACCGCGACACCCTTGACCACGGCAGCGCCGCCGCCGGCCGACTGCCGCGACGTCCCCGCCGACAGCCACTGGCACGCCCGGGTCGACGGACTGCCGGTGCACCCTCGCAGCGGCGACTACGTGGCCAGCATCGGTGCCGGCAGCGGCGTGAAGGCCGACTTCGGGGCGGGCCTCTGGGAGGGCGGGCCGATCGGCATCCCCGTCACCGAGGCGGCAGCGGGGCAGGCCGAGGTGCCGGTGTCGTTCGAGTACGCCGACGAGAGCGACCCGGGCCCCTACGCCATCCCGCCCGACGCCCCGGTGGAGGGCGGCCCCGACGCCGACGGCGACCGGCACGTGCTGGTGGTCGACCCGGGCCGGTGTCGCCTCTACGAGCTGTACGCCGCCCACCCGAACGCCGACGGCTCGTGGCGGGCGGGGTCGGGCGCCGTCTACGACCTGCGCTCGCACGACCTGCGGCCCGCGGGCTGGACGTCGGCCGACGCCGCCGGGCTGCCGATCGCCCCCGGCCTGGTCCGCTACGACGAGGTGGCGGCGGGCCGGATCGACCACGCCATCCGGGTGACCGTGCCCTCCAGCCAGGACGCCTACGTCTGGCCGGCCCGCCACGCCGCGTCCGACAGCACCGACCCGGCGCTCCCGCCGATGGGCCTGCGGTTGCGCCTGCGGGCCGACGTCGACCTGTCGGGGCTGGCTCCGCAAGCCCGGGTGGTCGCCGAGGCGATGCGGGACCACGGCGTGATCGTCGCCGACAACGGGTCGGCCTGGTACCTCGGTGGCGTGCCCGACGACCGCTGGGACAACGACGCCCTCCAGACCCTCGGCTCGCTCACCGGCGCCGACTTCGAGGCCGTCGACTCGGCACCCCTGATGGTCGACCCCGATTCCGGCCGGGCGGGCCCTTGAGGGGTGACGCGGGTTGGGATTAATGTAAATCCTCGTTTACACATTTGAGCGTTCACGGGGGTGGCGATGGCGTCGACGACGATCGTGCCGGCGACACTGGTCGAGGCGTTCCGCCGTGACGGCTACGTGGTGGTGCCCGACCTGCTGTCCCACGACGAGCTCGACCGCTACGCCGTCGAGGTCACCCGGGCGGTGGCGGCGCGCAAGGCGGGCGACGGGCGGGCGCTGGAGGAGAAGTCCCGCTACGAGCAGTCGTTCGTGCAGTGCCAGAACCTGTGGGAGGACTGGCCGACGGTCCGGCCCCTCACGTTCCACCCCCGGCTCGCCCAGGTGGCGGCCGAGCTGCTGGGCGCCGAGGGGGTGCGGCTGTGGCACGACCAGGCCCTCTACAAGGAGCCGCACGGCCGGGAGACCGACGCCCACCAGGACCAGCCCTACTGGCCGATCGAGGAACCGCTCACGGCGACGGCGTGGATCCCGTTCGAGGGGTCGACCCTGCGGTCGGGGGCGATGGGGTACGTGCCGGGGTCGCACCGGATCGGGCTCCGGCGGTTCGTGGACATCTTCACCGGGGAGCCCGACGACCTGCTCGCGGAGCCGTCGCTGCAGGGGCGGGAGCCGGTGTTCGTCGAGGTGCCGAAGGGCTCGGTGGCCTTCCACCACGGCCTGACCGCCCACCTGGCCCGGCCCAACGCGACCGACCGGCCGCGGGCGGTGCACACGGTGATCTACCTGGCCGACGGCTGCCACCGCTCGTCGGGCCGGCAGCGGCACCCGGCGGTCGACCGGCCCGGCATCCCGCCCGGCGGCCTCATCGCCAGCGGTGTCACCCCGATCGCCTGGCCCCGCCCTGCGGGTGACCTCCCACCCCGCCCGTCCGAGCCCTGGCCGTCGACGGCCCACGTCCGGTCGGGCGTCACCCCGACCACCGAGTCGCCCGAGTCGTCGGGCGAGACCGAGGCTCCGGGCGGGACCGAGGCGCCGGGCGGGACCGAGGCGCCGAGGCCGTCGGGGGCGGGTTGACGGCGTGGCCGGGATCAAGGGCCAGGTGCAGCGGCGGGGGGTCGTCCGGCGGGAGGCGATCCTGCGGGCCGCGGCCGAGGTGTTCGCCCGCCAGGGCTACCGGGGCGGGTCGCTGGCGCTGATCGGCGAGCGGGTCGGGTTGACGCCGGCGGGAGTGCTGCGGCACTTCAAGTCGAAGGAGGCGCTGCTGCTCGCCGTCATCGCCGACCGCGATCAGCGGGCCTCGGCGATCGCCGCCGAGCTGGCCCCGCTGCCGGCGCTCGACGCCATCCGGGGAATCGTCCGCTACGCCGAGCTGTCGGAGTCGGAGCCCGGGATCGCTGCGCTCTACACGGTCCTCCAGTCGGAGCACCTCGAGGCGGAGGGCGAGGTGCGGCGGTTCTTCCTCGACCGCAACCGCCTGATCCGCGACGCCGTCGCCCAGTCGCTCGCCCGGGGCCGACGGGAGGGCGTCGTCCGCCCCGACGTCGACCCCGCCCGGGTGGCGACCGAGCTGGTCGCCTTCATGGAGGGCGCCTCGCTCGTCTGGCTCCTCGACCGCACCCAGTCCCTGGTCGACATGTACCGCCACTACCTCACCCGCCTGGCCACCGACCTCCACCCCGGGTCGTGACCGGCGACCACTTGACAGCCGCCCATCGGTCAGTCTCTACTAACGGTTCGTGGAGACTTACCAAGATGAGGACGGCCTAGGGGCCCTCGGTGACCGGACCAGACGGGCGATCGTCCTGCTCCTGGCCGAACGACCCCAAGCGGTCGGCGAGCTCGCCGCCGAGCTCCCCGTCAGCCGCCCCGCCGTGTCCCAGCACCTCAAGGTGCTCAAGGACGCCGGTCTCGTCGACGAGGAACCGATCGGCACCCGACGGGTCTACCACCTCAACGCCGCAGGTCTCCTCGCGCTCCGCGACCAGCTCGACACCTTCTGGAACCGGGCACTCAACGCGTACCAGGACATCACCGAACAACCAGCAGAGGAGACCCCATGAGCCTTGCCGACGACACCATCGTCCGCCACGAGATCGTCGTCGACGCGCCGATCGACCATGCGTTCTCGACCTTCGTCGAGCGCTTCGGGGACTTCAAGCCACCCGAGCACAACCTCCTCGGTTCCCCGATCGCCCGGACGACCTTCGACCCCCACGTCGGCGGAAACATCTACGACGTCGCCGAGGACGGCTCCGAGTGCCGTTGGGCCCGCATCCTCGCCTACGACCCCCCGCACCGGGTCGTGTTCAGCTGGGACATCAGCCCGTACTGGCAGCTCCAGACCGATCCCGACCAGGCCAGCGAGGTCGAGGTCCGCTTCTCCACCGAAACGCCCGAACGCACCCGCGTCGAGCTCGTGCACCGCCACCTCGAGCGACACGGCCAAGGCTGGGAGGGCGTCCGCGACGGCGTCGACGGAGATGCCGGCTGGCCGCTCTACCTCTCGCGCTACGCCACCCTGCTCGACACAGCCACCTGAGGGGCGCCAGCTCGTCCGGCTGGTGGCGCCCTTCATGGCCCGGGCCGTCCGCTTCGGCCCTCGGGGGTCTCGCTCGCCGGGCGCGACCTTGGATCCGTGGGTTCTCCGGGTAGGGATGTCCATCTGGGCCGAGGCCCTTCGTAGTGAGGGAGAGCGGCGGGACACGCCCACCGCCCGACGAGGAGATCAGCGATGGCGAAGTACATGTTGGCGACCCACACCGTGGAGGGTGCCTCCCGCGAGCCGGTGACCGAGGCCGAGGCGCAGGCCGGCTGGCAGAAGCTCGGCGAGGTGGAGGAGGAGATGAAGGCGACCGGTGCCTGGTTCTTCTCGGGGCGCCTCCACGACCCCGACACCGCCACAGTCCTGCGGCGGGCCGGCGACGAAGTCGTGACCACCGACGGCCCCTTCGTCGAGTCCAAGGAGCACATCGCGGGCTTCTACATCATCGAGGCCCCCGATCTCGACGCCGCGCTCGGCTGGGGCTCGAAGGTGACCGTGTGCATCGGCGCGCCGATCGAGGTGCGTCCCTTCCTGGACACCGGGTCCTGACCGAGCCGGACGTGGACGAGGCCAGGGTCGGTCGGATCTTCCGTGAAGAGGCCGGGCGGTCGGTGGCCACGCTGGTACGGGCCTTCGGTGACATCGACCTGGCCGAGGACGCCGTCCAGGAGGCGTTCGCCGTCGCCCTGCAAAGGTGGCCGGCTGAGGGCCTACCGCCGAACCCGGGCGGGTGGATCACCACCACCGCCCGCCACCGGGCCATCGACCGGCTGCGCCGCGACGACCGCGGCCGGGAACTTCAGGAGCAGGCGGCGCTCGGCCGGTCCGAGGACGAGCCCGAGGCGACAGGTCCCGTGATCGACGATCGGCTCCGCCTCATCTTCACGTGCTGCCATCCCGCACTGTCGACCGAGGCCCGGATCGCGCTCACCTTGCGACTGCTCGGGGGCCTCAGCACCCGGGAGGTCGCTGCAGCCTTCCTGGTCCCGGAAGCCACCATGGCCAAGCGCCTGGTCCGAGCGAAGCACAAGATCAAAGCGGCCCGGATCCCCTACCGGGTGCCGACCGACCCCGAACTGGTCGATCGCCTCCCGCCCGTCCTCGCCGTCCTCTACCTCGTCTACAACGCCGGTGCCCCGGGCGCTCCCGGGGCCGACCTGCGCGGCGAGGCCATCCGGCTGACGCGCACCGTCGCCGCGCTGATGCCCGACGAGCCCGAGGTCGCCGGGCTGCTTGCCCTCCTGGTGCTCACCGAGGCACGGCAACCCGCCCGGGTCGACCACGACGGTTCACTTGTGGTGCTCAGGGACCAGGACCGCATCCTCTGGGACCACGCCCTCGTCGACGAGGGCCACGCCCTGGTCCGGGCCTGCGCCCGCCGAGACCGGCCGGGGCCCTACCAGCTCCAGGCCGCGATCGGTGATGTCCACAGCCAGGCGGCCTCGATCGAAGCAACGGACTGGCCCCAGATCCTCGCCCTCTACGACCACCTGCTCCGCTTGTCCCCGACACCGGTCGTGGCCCTCAACCGCGCCATCGCCTACGGCGAGGTCCATGGCCCGGCCCCCGCCCTCGCTCTCGTCGACCGGCTCGACCTCGACACCTACTACCTCTTCCACGCCACACGCGCCGACCTCCTCCGGCGCCTCGCCCGCCCGGCCGACGCCGTCCGGGCCTACCAGACCGCCGCCGACCTGGCGCCCAGCCCGGCCGAGCGCACCTTCCTCGAAGGCCGCGCCGAACGACTTGCTCCTTGATCGGACCGGCGTACCGGCAACCTCGTCGTAAGCTCTCCGAGCCACGAGTCGACGTCGCCGCTAGCGGTGGGGGCGGGGGTGGGCGGGGGGCGGGATCCAGCGGGGGTCGACGTCGTCGTCGGGTTCGAGGGGGCGCATCGCCAGGTCGACGGCGCTCCACAGGGTCTTCGAGAACGGGTAGAAGACCAGCGGGACGACGACGGCGACCGTCACCGTGACCGCGATCAGGGGCCCGACGGCGATGTCCGGGTAGGTGATGATCAGGCCGGCCGTCATCGTGACGAACAGGGCACCGAAGCTGACGATCGTGTTCATGCCCAGGGCGCCCATCCAGTGGCCCTCGATCCGCTGCTCCAGCGGGAAGTCGCAGCGGGGGCAGCGCTCCCGGATCGTGAACCAGCGCTGGAACAGGCCCGACGCCCCGCACACCGGGCACCGCCGGGTGAGCCCCCGCCCCAGCAGCCGGGGCACCGTCAGCGGGGCCAGCCGGCCGGGTTCGTCGTCCACGGGCCCAGCATGCCGGACGCGGCCGCGGCGACCTAGCGTCTCCGGGCATGGGGGAACTGCACTTCCGATCGGCCAGCGAGCTGTGTGCGTTGCTGGCGAAGGGCGAGGTGTCCAGCGTCGAGCTGCTGGACCACTTCCTGCGCCGGGTCGAGTCGGCCGACCTGGGCGGGCGGGTCAACGCCGTCGTCGCCCTCGACGTCGACCGCGCCCGGCAGCGAGCCGAAGATGCCGACGCCGCCCGCGCCCGGGGCGAGAGCTGGGGGCCGCTGCACGGGCTGCCGATGACCGTCAAGGACACCTTCGAGACCAAGGGCCTGGTCACCACGTCCGGGGCGCCCGAGCTG from Acidimicrobiales bacterium encodes the following:
- a CDS encoding sensor histidine kinase, encoding MTWFDRVRRAPPAVLDAAVLVAVGLPTAMDAWWNEAGTRQADALTYALTVVSIGALWFRRRRPFATALVCGAALTGWYLLGHHGELLNLPTMVALYAVAVSHDRRTTLVTGAVASAWSGLLGFTSSDPIGARGGSPVMEMLWPLVPLALGEATRNRRELLAWAHAEREREAGRRVDAERARIAHEFHDLVAHTMAAVNVQMGLAVAAFDTNPDTARAALAQARASSKEALQELRATVALMRDGAGDGIGPAPRLAGLDGLAHTARAAGIAVTVDEDPVAAAVELPAATELAAYRIVQEALTNVVRHSNARTVAVSLRRRGNCLVVDVTDDGTTPAPPTGNGYGLLGMTERAGAAGGHLSHGPVPGGGFAVHAVLPATTDTAASA
- a CDS encoding Clp protease N-terminal domain-containing protein; the encoded protein is MDVRNLIAEVERGATSDEPLDRLTAAVTRHRELTDQADQLLDHFVIAARETGCSWAQVGEVLGVTKQAAQQRHGRWRLPRELLRGVLGKRPGLFQRFTPRSRAAVVDGVEAARQLGHVSIGTEHVLVGILGQPDSVGAKVLARWGLTRDGVFADVAERLGRNEPATSRRHIPFSPHAKKALELALRESISLGHNHIGTEHVLLGLIRVDDGAAAILRDHGVKLGDARTAVVEELAAAEADDSDPVHSGE
- a CDS encoding response regulator transcription factor; the protein is MTIRVLLADDQTVVRVGFRAMLELTDDIVVVGEAANGRDAIDLARAARPDVVLMDVRMPVLDGLAATRAIAADPTLDDVRVVVLTTFEIDDYVFGALEAGASGFLLKDLDADELHAAVRTVAAGHSLLAPTVTRRVVDEFTRRSPRPVAPERLDVLTDREREVTRLVAHGFTNDAIARHLVMSPHTAKTHVNRAMTKLHARDRAQLVVVAYQTGLAGVGDAP
- a CDS encoding nitrate- and nitrite sensing domain-containing protein: MRRIPIRFKLLGALAAPLLCLLGVILVEVVSTSGRAAEIREETDMATAAVGPAGLMTGLQDERTWAVVELIGQQATVTMPVTGYEETRANTDGAIAEFQREVASKGGAVADAYGPALEQLGKLVALRQEIDANDEPRTLDGNNLFADQVFERYAALITPFHDGNSRLALAIDDPTLRKGVELIDLASRQVETIALVIRGTIQGELNRGVDRHDIRLISGYAAEARRNETAIAEATDPYRRIAANGVPESFGVEVQEVVDAAVAGNVDITHVLDVANIPVEDSYNGLRDEFSAQLLTEADDIKSTAERRVNLFRILAAVAVVAAAIATYVVSRSITGPLRALTRQATDMANHRLPEAVVGILDTPLGDDVSVPAVESVQVETKDEVADVASALNTVQDSALSLAVEQAVLRRNISDSFVNLGRRNQHLLSRQLNFITELEANETDPEILSNLFRLDHLATRMRRNAESLLLLAGVDPPRTWSGPVRVNDVIRAALGEVEDYQRVVDRGVEPAMILGVAAADLAHLLAELIDNALIYSPPDQAVEVRGGRRSDVEGGGYTLAVIDAGLGMRTEEIDRANRRLAGAESFTIAPSKYLGHYVAGHLAARHGIGVTLYASQGGGITAVVHLPLTLLVEGAPALPVAGYSR
- a CDS encoding MerR family transcriptional regulator, translating into MATTYRIAEVAQRSGFTPATLRYYEDIGLLTPSGRTAAGYRLYDDTSLDRLRFIGRAKQLGCSLDEVAELTEAWDGGRCGPVQERLRAAVDAKVAEAHAQIAELTTFTADLQRAAAVLSTHRPEGPCDDHCGCVSAGGADSVGAPVPLVAKADAGGGEPIACTLGAADMAGRLGEWQSLLEGVVARRPLDDAGLRLELGADVDVAEVARLAAAEQVCCRFFGFALVIDARGTALEVHAPADAADVVSALFG
- a CDS encoding ABC transporter ATP-binding protein — encoded protein: MIDVQGLTKRYGRTPAVDDLSFTVRPGRVTGFLGPNGSGKSTTMRVILGLDRPSSGTATVNGRPYRSLRAPLREVGALLDATALHGGRRAADHLLALAHSNRLPERRVGEVLDLVGLSDVAQRRAGAFSLGMRQRLGIGAALLGDPSVLLFDEPVNGLDTEGIRWIRDLLRRLAAEGRTVFLSSHLMSEMELTADHLVVIGRGRLIADTTVTEFIDTHTRPVTVVRSPRGADLLAGLEAAGAVVAPDPGGGWRVTGMSAATIGDLAHHHAVPLHALHPLRSTLEEVYTRLTTTSVEYRALPPTDAAPTEAVAR